The genome window TTGGGGATTTTGTAAAAGCTGGTCAGGAAGATATTTTTCCGGAAAAAATTAAAAAAGGAATTCTGCTCCACAGAAAAATAGATGCTTTCTCAATGAGAAACAGCATTTTCAAAAACAGCAAAAACAGATTTCCCAAGGAAATAAAAAGATATTCAGGAATAGCCGTTGATGTGATATATGACCATTTTTTAGCAAAACATTTTTCTAAAGTGGCAGGTAAAGATTTACTTGAATTTACCCAAAATTTTTATGAGCTTCTTTTACCAATTGAGCCAAAACCAGGGCGTCTAAAGGATATATTTCCATTTTTAAAAAGTGAAAACTGGCTTTACAGATACAGAGAGCCTGAATATATAGATTTTGTTTTCAAAAGAATATCAAACAGATTTAAAAGGGATAGCAATCTAAGCCACTGCTACCCGATTTTCAGGCAAAACTATGACAAATTTGAACAGGATTTCTGGCAATTCCTACCACAAATAGAGGAATATGTTAAATCTCTAAGAGTTTCTCAATCGTCAGTTTCACACTCTCCCCTAAGGCTATAATGTTGTATCCACCTTCCAGCATAAACAGGAATGGAACGTTTGCAGTTTTTAAAATATTCTCAACAATCTTTCCTATTCCTTCTGTGGAAACTTCAAGAAGTGTCAATGGGTCGTCCATATGAAGGTCATATCCAGCAGAAACCAGTATTATATCCGGATTAAATTCCTTTACCAGTGGCGGTAGTTCTTCTGAATAAACTTTTAGATAAACATCATCCCCTGTTCCTGCTGGCAGAGGAACATTATATGTATATCCGTATCCTTTTCCTTTACCTTTTTCCTCTTTTGAGCCTGTTCCTGGATAAAATGGATATTGATGGGTTGAGAAATAAAAAACCGTATCATCTTCATAAAAAGCTTTCTGGGTTCCATTTCCATGGTGGGCATCAAAATCAATTATAAAAACCTTTTCAAATCCCTGTTTCTGTGCATATCTGGCGGCAATTGCTATATTGTTGAATATACAAAATCCCATTGCCTTGGCATACTCAGCGTGGTGTCCCGGTGGTCTAACAGCAGCAAAAACCCTTTCAACCTCACCATTTTTTATTCTGTCTATTGCTTCCAGCCCTGCTCCTGCCGCATACATTGCAGCTTCATAGCTAAAAATTGAACATCTTGTATCAGGGTCTAAATAAGTTCCACCTGCAGAGCATAAATCCATAATCTCCTGTGGATAATACGGGTCATGAATTAGGGCAATATCTTTTGCTGTAGCTTTTCTGGGTTTTATATGAATTAGCTTGTCCTTTATTAAATCCACATACTCATTAATTGCCTCAAGTCTGTGGTGGTTTTCAGGATGTCCTTCCCCTGTATCATGTTTCAGATAAATAGGGTCGTATATATATCCTACCTTTCTCATTTTTTGCTCCTTTTAAAAAGCTTTTTAAAGAATTTTTTAAGTTTATCAATAAGTTTTTCAGGCTCCTGTTTTTTCTCCTGATATAAAGGCACAGAGAATTTATGTTTTATATTGTCCAGCAGTATAAATTCATCACTTACCCTTCTAAGTTCATAGGAGCTTGTTTTTTTAAATGCTGCTGTTTCTACCCTTTTCCCAAGCTCCTGTATTTTTTCAACAACAGGGACAAAATCGCTATCCCCACTTACCAGAATAGCTGTATCATAGCCATCTTTGAAAGCAAGACTTATCATATCTGTTGCAATTAATATATCTATTCCTTTTTCTATATATCCTTCTGGAGTTTTTTTAAGTGGAATAGTTTTTACCTTTATTCCCAGATTTTGTAGTTCATTTAAAAATCCCTGCTGTTTTTTTAGTTGTTCTCTAATTTCTTTAGGTAAATCTCCAGAAGGCACCCCTGTATAAAAATAAGCCCTTAGCAACCATCTATCTTTTTTCAGGATATCAATTAGCTTCTTATAATTTATCTTAATTTTCATTGCATTAATGGCATGGAACATATTTCCACCATCTATAAATATAGCAACCCGTTCGTTAGGATATCTGTAAACAATCTTTTGATTTTTTTTCTTTTTTTTCTTAAACAGCCCTATCATCTTTCTGCTCTACTGCCCCTGACTAAAGTATTTTTCATAAAAATCTTTTTTGAACTGTAAAAATCTGTCTTCCCTGATAGCCTGACGTATATCTTCCATTAATTTATTATAAAATCTGAGGTTGTGAATAGTTGCAAGTATCATTCCTGTGATTTCTTCTGCATTAAACAGATGTCTTATATATCCCCGTGAGAAATTTTTGCAAGTATAACAATCACATTCAGGGTCAACAGGGTCTTCAGAAAATTTATACTTTGCTGCTTTTATATTAAGCCTGCCATAAGTGGTAAAAAGGGTTCCATTCCTTGCATTTCTGGTTGGCATTACACAGTCAAACATATCAATGCCCCGTTCAACACTTTCTATTATGTTTTCTGGTGTTCCAACTCCCATAAGATATCTGGGTTTACCCTCAGGAATATATGGAACAACAACCTCCGTCATAGCATACATATATTCAGCAGGTTCACCAACAGAAAGGCCACCAATAGAGTATCCATCCATATCCAGTTCAACGGTTTTAAGGGCACTTTCCCTTCGTAAATCCTCATAAGTTGAGCCCTGAATAATACCAAATAAAGCCTGCTGAGGATTTGTTTTTGCTTTCTTAGAGCGAATAAGCCATCTTATTGTTTTTTCAACGGCGTCCCTTGCTACTGTGTGGCTCACAGGATAAGGGGGGCAAACATCAAGGGGCATCATGATATCACTGCCGATGATTTCCTGAATTTGAATAACCAGCTCAGGTGTGAAGAAATGCCATGAACCATCAAGATGGGATTTGAATTTTACCCCTTCCTCTGTAAGTATAACCTCAGCTTTATGCTTCCCCGGTTTATTTTTTTCTTTTGCCAGTGAAAATACTTGAAATCCACCACTATCTGTTAATATAGGCTTTTCCCAGTTCATAAATCTGTGCAAACCACCAAAATGTTTTAAAACTTCTGTTCCTGGTCTGAGATACAGATGATATGTATTCCCCAGAATAATCTGGGGTTTAGTTGATAATAACTGGTCTTTTGTTACTGCTTTTACCGTTCCCTGTGTTCCCACAGGCATAAAAACAGGAGTTTCTATCTCTCCATGGGGGGTATAGATTTTTCCAAGTCTTGCATTGCTATCCTTTTTTATAAGCTCAAATTTGAACAGTTTTTTCCTCCTTTAAGTAGTGTTTCTATTTTAAAATAATAATATTATTTAAAATAATAATGCGTTTTGAAATTTTTAACCTGCATGTTAATATCAAATAGCTTGTTTTAAAAATGGGGAGAGACGGCAATGGAAATCTTAAAATGGGATAAGGAATTTGAACTTGGAATTCCTGAGATTGATGAACAGCATAAAAAGTTAGTGGATATATTAAATAGCTATTATACAGAGTTATCGCATAACACAAGTAAGGAAGAGGCGGTAGAACATTTTTTTGAAGATTTAGAAAATTACCTTATATCTCATCTACGATTTGAAGAGGAATTTATGGAAAAAATGGGTTATCAGGATTTAGAAAACCATAAAAAAGTCCATGATATGTTTATGAAACTATACTACGAAGAAAAAGAAAAATATTTAAAAGGAGATAAAAAAGCCCTTAATGAGCTTGTAGCTTTATCTTTATCCTGGCTTTTAAACCATATTGCAAAAACAGACAGAAAATATGCTGAGTTTTATAAAAAACTAAACAATCAGACCTGAATTTTGTCTTTCAAAACATCTATAAGGTCGTCTATATTTTCAAAAATCTCCTGTTCCCCTGTTTCCATATCCTTTAGCTCAGGTTTTTCTGATACAAATACAACAAAACTTCCACCAAGTTTATTTGCTGTTTTCATTTTTGATTTTAGGCTTCCTTCTTTAAGAAGTAGCTCTGTTCTCATTCCATTATTTCTTAGCTTTTCTGCTGCTCTTAATGCCTGAATATTGAATTCGGAAATGACCGGTATCACAACCACAAGAGGTTTATCCTCTGGTAAGTTTTCCACCAGAAGCATTAATCTTTCTATCCCTGCTGCAAATCCCAGTGCAGGGGTGTCGGGACCTCCAAGCTGTTTCACAAGGGTGTCGTATCTGCCGCCTGCAGCAACAGTTCCCTGTGCTCCAATTTTGTCTGTGATAAACTCAAAGACCGTGTCTGTATAATAGTCCAGGCCTCTAACCAGTCTTGGATTTTCAACAAATTCTATGTTTAAGGCTTTTAAATATTCCTTTAGTTCTTCATATCTTTTTAAACTCTCTTCCGAGAGGAAATCCATAAGAGCTGGTGCTTCTTTTGTGATTTCTTTACAGCCTTCAACTTTGCAGTCTAAAACTCTAAGGGGATTTCTTTCTATTCTGCTCTGGCAGTCTTCACATAAAAACTCCCTTTTACTTTCCAGAAATTCTCGGAGTACTTCCATATATTTTTTTCTACTTTCAAAATCCCCAAGTGTGTTAATCTCAAGTCTTACAGAAATCCCAAGGGCTTTCAGTATATCGTTTACCATCTTAATCAGCTCTGCATCTGCCATAGGGGAAGAAACCCCGAAAATCTCTGCACCAATCTGGTGAAACTGTCTGTATCTTCCTGCCTGAGGTCTTTCATATCTGAACATAGCACCTTCATAAAATAGTTTGTGGTATCCTCCCTGTGCATACATTCTTTCTTCAATATAGGCTCTGACTGCACTTGCTGTTCCTTCAGGTCTGAGGGCTACCTTTCTACCTCCTTTGTCTTCAAATACATACATTTCCTTCTGAACTATATCTGTAGCTTCTCCTACCGACCTTACAAATAGGGAAACATCCTCAACATAAGGAAGAATTATTTCGCTGAAATTGTATTTCTCAAATATTTTTCTGGCAGTATCAACAACATATCTATATTTTTTTGCATTTTCTCCATATATATCCTGAAATCCTCTAATTTTTTTTATCTCAGACAAGTTTTCTCCTCCAGAGCTATTTTTACAAAATTATAAACCAATTGCTGCTTTTACTTTTTGATAACAGACAGAACAGAAGAAATAACTCTTGCGGTCTGTATCAACTATTGAGTTTGAAAAATGCATCACACATTCAGGGTCAGGACAATGTCCAAGACCAAGGGTATGCCCTATTTCATGGACAGCCTCTTTAGTTATTCTACCAATAAAAATGAAAATCTGACCTCAAATTTTGCAAGTGTTTCTCCCAAGGCTTCTTCAGGTGGATTACCTTCTCTTATTTTTTCTTTATATGCTATATATGATAGTGCTATATCAGCAGCTATGAATTTTCCCTGTAAAGCATTCCTTAAAGCTCTTGTGTCTATTATGTATTTTTCCCCATTTAACTCAACATAACCCCAATCTGCAAGTTCATTGAAAAAGGTTTGTACCATCCCTACGAAGTCATTGACATCAATTTCTCTTAATCTTTCCCATAAAGATTGATTATCATTAGTGCCAACTGGTTGATTTTGGTTTGCATTTGCCGCCATAAATACTTACCTCCCTCTTTAGTTAGAATATATTTAAATCCCACATACTATCTTTATTTTTTTTAAATTTCTTTGTAAAAGTAACTATCCCAAAAGCTGCAAAAAGATTTTTTGACCTACCTGATTTTTGACTTAAAAACTCAGCAACTTTAGATATATCCTCCCGTGGTAAAAACATTATAGGAAAAATTATCCCTCTTAGAGCTTTTAAAAACCTACAATTACAAATAAGTATCCCAAAACTATTGTGTGCATAATACGCAGTATCAAAATATACTACCTTATCTCCAAAAATAGGTAGTTTTTTAAAGACTTTTACTTTTTTTCTATCCTATCTTCATATACTTCAAATTTTTTTGTATTTAATGCATCTACATATATATATAGATAGATAAATACAAAAAACCAAAACAGAATTTTAGTAAATAAATATTCATAATAGCTTTCATTAGGCTACTGAGTATAATAAAGCGCTGCCGAACCAAACAGAAATAAACCAAAGGCTAAAAAAACAAACCAAGCTACTAATTTTTTCTTATGGTATCTTACAACCAAAACAGGTTTATCATGCTGGATTTCTTGATTATTATTTTCTGCTTTTATGTTTTCTTTGTTTTCCATTATATTCCTCATTTATTAGTGTTAATTCGCCAGATATCCCCCAAGAGAATGCCCTACTGCATAAACATTATCGCTTTCGCTTATTAATCCGTTATCTTTTAAATCGTTTATCCATTCCTGTGCTACTTTTAACTGTTCAGGAGCTTTTCCCATTAAAATATCAAGATCATTTGCTAAATCTTTAATATTTCTTTTTCCTTCTGTTCCTCTAATAACTATGTATTTATTCCCCTGTCCATCCTCAGCTAAAAATGCATATGCCCCTGTCTCCGTGTCGTTTAGAACCTTTTTTACAGTAAAGGTTTTGTCTCATAAGTAATTGTATTATCAGTTTTACTTTTTTCGCTACTATTTGGGTTCAGATTAAAATATACGGTATATATATTTATGCCACCCCTATATATAAAAATATATTTGATTATAAAAACTTTGATTTTTCCAGAAAAACCCTTTAAAATTAAACAATCACTGCTTATTTCAAAAGGAAGAGGTGGGACAATGGAAAAGTTTAAACTTAAAGTGTTCAGATATGACCCTACGAAAGATACCGAACCTTATTACAAAACCTATGAACTTCCTGTTGAAAAAGGAATGACTGTTCTTGCTGCACTCTTTAAAGCAAAAGAAGAACAAGACCCAACAATATCTTTTCGTTATAACTGTCGTGCTGCTATCTGTGGTTCCTGTGCAATGAGAATAAACGGCCATGCAACACTGGCATGTAAAGTTCAGATTACACATCTCCTTGAAAAATATCAGACAGATACAATTACAGTTGAGCCTATAGGAAATGTAAAACCACTTAAAGACCTGATTTATGATATGGACTGGCTTGTGGACAAACTCAAAAAAGTTAAACCATGGTTTATCCCAAAAGAACCACCTCCAAAAGACGGAACAGAATACAGACAAGACCCTTATGACCATCACAGAATAGATTTTGCCTCAGATTGTATTCTATGTGCTTCATGTATGTCTGACTGTAATGCATTAAAAGCCAATAAAGATTTCTTAGGTCCTATGGTTCATTCAAAGGCTTACAGATTTATAGCAGATACAAGAGATGGTGAAAAAAAGGCAAGATTTGAAGCAATATTAGAAGATTTCAACCTTGAATGGTGCGTCAGATGTATGGAATGCACAACAAGATGTCCAAAAGAAGTTCAACCTTATGAAAACATAATCAGACTTAGAATAATGGCAGCAGAAGCTGGATACAAAACGCCAGGAGAAATCCACGCAGAAATATTTGAACAGGATATATACAATAGAGGTCTTTTAAATGAAATGCTGCTACCAATGAGACAGGAAGGAATTCTTGGTGCTATCAAAAGGGCACCATTTGGTATAAAAATGATGCTCAAAGGGAAAGTTAATTATGCAGATTTCTTTGGAGGACATAAAATAAAAAGACTTGATGAAGTTCAGAAAATATATGAAGTGGCTAAGCAAAAGGAAAAAGAGGTCAAAATTAGACTTCCACAGATTATGGGTGTTATTTATGAAGATAAAAGAAAAACAAGAAAAAGACTTAACTATGCAGAAACTGGAGGTAATGAGTAATGGCTGAATTAAAATATGCATTTTATACAGGATGTTCTGCAAAAGGTGTAGCTCCTGAGCTTTATAATTCCACAAAGCTTGTGGCAGAAAAACTTGGAATGGAGCTTATAGAACTGGAAGCTGCAACATGCTGCGGTGCTGGAGCTGTTCAGGAGAAAGATGAATTTCTGGCACTTACAATAAATGCAAGAAACCTTGCCCTCGCTGAAGAGCTTGGTCTTGATATGCTTACTATCTGTAACACATGCACACTTATGCTTAGAGAAACAAAATTCAAACTGGATAATGACCCAGAACTAAAAGAAGCAGTTAATGAAGTATTAAGAGAAGCAGGACTTGAATACAAGGGAACTTCAGAAGTTACTCACTTCCTCTGGGAAGTTATTGATGGTGTTGGACTGGATAAAATTAAAGAGATGGTTGTAAGACCACTTAAGGACTTTAATATAGCACCATTTTATGGCTGTCATATCATAAGACCTCCGTATCTGATTGGATATGAAGACCCAGATAATCCAAAATCAATAGAAATGATAATAGAGGCTTTAGGTGGAAATCCTGTAGACCACACAGCAAGACTTGCCTGCTGTGGTTTTCACTCATTCTGGTCAGCAGAAGACAAAGTAACCCTTAAACTTACAGCAATGGATGCAGCATCTGCAAAAGAAGAAAAAGCAGACTTTATGGTAACACCTTGTCCACTCTGCCATACACAGCTTGATGCAATGCAGGAAGAAGCAGAAGAAAGAATTGGAGTTAATATAGGAATGCCAGTATTGCACCTTCCCCAAATGATAGGACTGGCAATAGGGTTTAAACCCCATGAACTTGGACTTGATAAGCATGTAATATCTACAAAAGAAATCATCAGAAAAGTAGCATAAATAGAGGGCTTGAGCCCTCTACTATCCTATTCTTTCTAAGAATATATCAATAACATCTTTATTTATACAACAATTTGATATATAATTATTCTAATATAATTACGTATATAGGTGGAGAGTAGCATGGAAGAAATAGTTTATGATGAAAAAGAAAGATGGAAAGATGAGGAATTTTTAGAAGAAAACGCAGAGCTTTTAAAAGCCCTGGCACATCCAAACAGACTTAAAATTATAGGATTTTTAAGCTCCGGTAAAAAATGTGTAAAACATATCTGGGAGGCACTGGATTTACCACAGCCAAATGTATCTCAGCACTTGTCTGTTTTGAGAAATAAGGGTATATTAGGATATAAAAGACAGGGCTCTATCGTTTGTTATTACATAAAAAACAAAAAAGCTCTGGAAATATATAAGCTACTACTAAAGGAGGATTAAAATATGGCAGGTAAAGTATGCATAGTAAATGAGTCAAACTGGGAACAGGAAGTTTTAAATTCTGATTTGCCAGTGTTAGTTGATTTCTGGGCACCATGGTGTGGACCATGTAGATTAATTGCACCTATAATTGAGGAATTAGCTGAAGAATTAGAAGGAAAAGCTAAGATTTGTAAACTCAATACAGATGAAAATCCAAATATAGCCATGAGATATGGTATTAGAGCAATACCTACAATCATGGTGTTTAAAAATGGACAGGTTGTTGATACAAAAGTGGGAGTTCAGCCTAAAGAAGTTCTCAAAAGCCTTCTTGTATAAGGTGGTTAAGTGAGCGTAGAAATACATCCAACGGCAATTGTTTCAGATAAAGCTCAGTTAGGGGTCAACGTCAAAGTTGGCCCCTTTTCCATTATTGAAGACCATGTGAAAATCGGAGATAACACAGAAATATCTTCAAATGTAAAAATCAAAAATTTCACCACAATCGGTGAAAATTGTAATATTTCAGAGGGAGTTGTCATAGGAGGTATCCCCCAGCATCTTGGTTTCAAAGGTGAAGAAACCTATGTTGAAATAGGTAATAACGTAACTATTAGAGAATATACAACTATTCACAGAGGAACTTCCTTTGATGATGGAATAACAAGAATTGGGGATAATACCTATCTTATGGCTTATGTCCATATCGCCCATGATTGCAAAGTTGGTCATGATACAATCCTTGCCAATGCTGTAACCCTTGCAGGACATGTAAAAATTGGAAACTATGTTTTCATAGGTGGGTTAACCCCTATCCACCAATTTTGCAGAATTGGGGATTATGCAATGGTAGGTGGTGCATCGGCGGTAGATAAAGATATTCCACCATTTACCAGAGCTTCAAAAAACCACGCAATGCTGTACGGATTAAATCTGGTTGGGCTCAAAAGAAGAGGTTTTACACCTGAACAGATTAAGCTTATAAAGGAAGCTTATAGAATTATATTTAGAACAGCACCAACACTGGAAGAAGGTATCAAAGAAGTAGAACAGAAACTTCCCCAAACCCCAGAAATAAAAATGCTGATTGATTTTATCAAAACCTCAAAAAGAGGAATAGCTCCAGAGGCTTCAAAGAAAAAAAGATGAATAAAATAGGTCTTATAGCTGGTGCAGGAGAGCTTCCTGTAGCATTCGCAAAATCAGCCGTTCAAAAAGAAAAACCTCTAAAAATATATGCAATCAAAGGTATTACAGACAAAAAAATCCAGAATATAGCTCCAACTGTATGGTTAAATCTTGGAGAAGCTCAGAAACTAATAGATAGTATGAAACAAGACCACATTACTGATGTGGTTATGTTAGGAAAGATAGAACATTTTCATCTCCTAAAATCTATACACAGATTTGATAAAAGGGCAAGAAGTTTTTTTAACCAGCTAATAGATAAAAGAGCAAAATCAATTCTTGAGGCAGTTTTAAATGAGCTTCAAAAAGAAGGATTTAATCCAATTGACCCAACACCATACTTATCCTCTCTTTTGGTTCCAGAGGGTTTGATTGCAGGAAAATATCCAGAAGAGCATTTTATAGAAGATGCAAAATTTGGTTTAAAAATAGCAAAAGAAGTGGCAGAGCTTGATATTGGCCAGACGGTTGTTGTTAAAGACAAAATAGTAGTTGCAGTAGAAGGACTTGAAGGAACAGACAAATGCATAATAAGAGGTGGAGAGTTAGCAGGAGAATACACAGTTGTCTGTAAAGTCGCCAGAAAAAACCAGAATATGAGGTATGACGTTCCTGTTATTGGAACCCAAACCCTTAAATCTATGAAAAAAGCCAAGGCAAAACTACTTGCTGTAGAAGCAGGAAAAACATTTTTAGTGGAAAAGGAAGAATTCAAAAAATTAGCCCAAAAATACAATATTTCCATTATAGGTTTTGATTTATCAAATATTTAGCTTTATCCCCATTAATCCGAAAAATTTTTATGGCTCAAAAACTTTCAGAAACAGCTTATATTAGGGAGATTTCTACATATATAAAACAAGCAACAGGATTTAATATTAATCTATCAGCCGCTGATAAACAAATTTTAAAAGAGTGCATAAGAAAAGAAATACCAGTTGAAGCTCTAAAAGAACTTATTAGAAAAGAAGCTTCCCGCTATCCACCAGAAAAAAGAAAAAAAATGAATTTATCCTTTTTAAGAGAATATATTAAAAAACCTGTTAAACCCAAAGAAAAAGCAGCTAAAACTACTGTAAATGTTCCACAAAGAAACTGGCAAGAAGTGATTTATAAATTAAATATTCCTGAGGAAGTATTGAATACAAAAGATATCCCAGAAGATTTGCAAGAAATAGCTATAGAAACAAAAATCATTAATTATCTTTGGAAGAATATGCCAGCTAAAGAAAAGAAAGCTCTCCAACAAAAAGCTATAGAAAAACTTAAAAAAGAGTTTATATTGACAAATATAGAGGTAGAAAAGGTTCTAAAATCAATAATCAGACAGCTAATAAAAGAAAAATACAATATCTAAAGGAGAGCGGCCATGAGAAAAATAGAAAACATTCCAGAATTTGTGAAAGAACTTGTAAAAAAAGAATATCCAGATGTTCAAAATGGCTGTGTAATGGTTTATCAACTTGGAAAGGAACATATGTTAATTGAGGTTTTTGATGAAAATGATAACAAAGCTGGAGAGATAATTATTAATCTTAAAACAGAGAAAATATACAAAGACGGTAAAGGTTATTCTATAAAAATAGAAGGAACTCCCAAGGGAATGATTAGATATTTCCTTGAGGAAGGGGGAAGAAAATTAGACGGAAAAGCAGAAAGCCTATATCCCTGTCTGCCAATTTCATAATATAATAATGTTAAAGCCCGAGTGGCGGAATTGGCAGACGCGGGGGACTCAAAATCCCCTGCCCGCAAGGGCGTGCGGGTTCGACTCCCGCCTCGGGCATTAAAAAAAAACTTCAGTAAATCTTTGATTTAAGCCTATCAAATGTACAGTAGGTTGTCTATGGGAAGTTGTTAATATTTTTACTGGTAGGTGTTCACCATGTACTGAACCGATACAAGGTCTTGACATATTTCTAAATTTGTTCTAAATTATTGTTCCTTTTTGAGTGAGCCGCTAGCTCAGTCGGTAGAGCACCGGTCTTTTAAACCGGTGGTCCTGGGTTCGACCCCCAGGCGGCTCACCATGACGCCCCCGTCGTCTAGCCAGGCCTAGGACACCGGCCTTTCACGCCGGCGACACGGGTTCGAATCCCGTCGGGGGCATCCATTTTTTCAAAGGTCGGTTAGCTCAGATGGCTAGAGCGCCTGCCCGACACGCAGGAGGTCGGAGGTTCGAATCCTCCACCGACCATTCCCTCTAAAGTCTATATCTCTAATCTGTATTGAAAATTCCTGCCACCCTCCTATCTTTATAAGAAAAAGAGAATATAATCAAGGAGGGTTCATCATGAGGGTATACATTAGAGAGGAAAACGATAGATATATCTTGCTGAATGCTGTTTCTAATGAAAAAATAGCTGAATTTTCTGATATTGCAGAGGCTGTAAAATATGCTCTTGATAATGGATATCAGCTTCCTTTAAGGTCTGTGGATGGGGAATTTGTTACAGATAAAAAAGGTAATCCTGTGTACATAGATGAGAAAGGAATTCTTGAGCTTGCAGATGGAACTCTTCTTGAAGGATGTAGATTGTGTCCAAGATGTGGATGGATTGCATACTGGGAAGAAGTTCTTGATGAGGATAAGGAACCCAGAGAGTGTTTTGTATGTCCCCATTGTGGATATATATTTGAGTGTACTCCTGAAGTAGAAGATATAGGGGAAGGGGATTAATCCCCTATCCTTCTCAGGCTTCTGCTTTTTCTTTTTCAGTAGCCTCTACTTTTTTATTTTCTTTTATATCAGGTTCAAGTTCTTTAGTTTTAACTATTTTTTCTTCTTTTTCTTCTTCTCCACTGAGGGAATTTTTGAAACTTCTTATACCTTCTCCAAGACCTTTTCCTATCTCAGGGAGTTTTTTTGCTCCGAATAGCAAGAGAAGTATTCCAAATATAAGTAAAAGTTCAGGAATTCCAATACCACCAAACATGAGATATCCTCCTTACATTCCTTTCAATTTTTTAATAGCGTTAATTATATCATCAATAGACTTTTCAATTCTTTTAGGCTCCCAGACATATACTATTCTACCTTGGGGATTAATAAGATATGCTGTACTTACTATTTTTTCTTTTTCTATGCCGTGAACATTTATTTTTTCATATACACCGTAGCCTTTAATTGTTTCCATTGTAGGGTCACTGAGCATAAGGAACTTTATTCCATGTTCATGTTTAAATTTTTTATGTTCTTGTATAGGGTCTTTATCAATCAAAACAGGAATAACATCGTATTCTATTAATTTTTCAAGATTTTCTTTTAGAGGACATCCACTTCTATCGCATCTATTTTTTTCTTCTGTTGAAGTAAAGTACAGAAGTATATATTTGTTTTCCCCTAATAAATCACTAAGACTTATTTTTTTTCCTTCTGCTTCATAGAGGTGGAAATCGGGTGCTACCTCTCCTACTTTTTTTAATTTGTCTTTAGCCATAGCGAACCTCCTTTTTACTTCTTAAATCTTCCAGTAGTTCATCCATATGTTGAAATCTGTGATTTCCACCTTTAAAGATTTTTACGTAAAATCCTTTAAAATATTGTGCTGTTTTTCTACTATCCAGAAGTTCATCATCCTC of Persephonella sp. IF05-L8 contains these proteins:
- a CDS encoding redoxin domain-containing protein codes for the protein MAKDKLKKVGEVAPDFHLYEAEGKKISLSDLLGENKYILLYFTSTEEKNRCDRSGCPLKENLEKLIEYDVIPVLIDKDPIQEHKKFKHEHGIKFLMLSDPTMETIKGYGVYEKINVHGIEKEKIVSTAYLINPQGRIVYVWEPKRIEKSIDDIINAIKKLKGM
- the lpxI gene encoding UDP-2,3-diacylglucosamine diphosphatase LpxI (LpxI, functionally equivalent to LpxH, replaces it in LPS biosynthesis in a minority of bacteria.); translation: MNKIGLIAGAGELPVAFAKSAVQKEKPLKIYAIKGITDKKIQNIAPTVWLNLGEAQKLIDSMKQDHITDVVMLGKIEHFHLLKSIHRFDKRARSFFNQLIDKRAKSILEAVLNELQKEGFNPIDPTPYLSSLLVPEGLIAGKYPEEHFIEDAKFGLKIAKEVAELDIGQTVVVKDKIVVAVEGLEGTDKCIIRGGELAGEYTVVCKVARKNQNMRYDVPVIGTQTLKSMKKAKAKLLAVEAGKTFLVEKEEFKKLAQKYNISIIGFDLSNI
- the trxA gene encoding thioredoxin, coding for MAGKVCIVNESNWEQEVLNSDLPVLVDFWAPWCGPCRLIAPIIEELAEELEGKAKICKLNTDENPNIAMRYGIRAIPTIMVFKNGQVVDTKVGVQPKEVLKSLLV
- the lpxA gene encoding acyl-ACP--UDP-N-acetylglucosamine O-acyltransferase, with translation MSVEIHPTAIVSDKAQLGVNVKVGPFSIIEDHVKIGDNTEISSNVKIKNFTTIGENCNISEGVVIGGIPQHLGFKGEETYVEIGNNVTIREYTTIHRGTSFDDGITRIGDNTYLMAYVHIAHDCKVGHDTILANAVTLAGHVKIGNYVFIGGLTPIHQFCRIGDYAMVGGASAVDKDIPPFTRASKNHAMLYGLNLVGLKRRGFTPEQIKLIKEAYRIIFRTAPTLEEGIKEVEQKLPQTPEIKMLIDFIKTSKRGIAPEASKKKR
- a CDS encoding metalloregulator ArsR/SmtB family transcription factor; translation: MEEIVYDEKERWKDEEFLEENAELLKALAHPNRLKIIGFLSSGKKCVKHIWEALDLPQPNVSQHLSVLRNKGILGYKRQGSIVCYYIKNKKALEIYKLLLKED
- a CDS encoding CoB--CoM heterodisulfide reductase iron-sulfur subunit B family protein, yielding MAELKYAFYTGCSAKGVAPELYNSTKLVAEKLGMELIELEAATCCGAGAVQEKDEFLALTINARNLALAEELGLDMLTICNTCTLMLRETKFKLDNDPELKEAVNEVLREAGLEYKGTSEVTHFLWEVIDGVGLDKIKEMVVRPLKDFNIAPFYGCHIIRPPYLIGYEDPDNPKSIEMIIEALGGNPVDHTARLACCGFHSFWSAEDKVTLKLTAMDAASAKEEKADFMVTPCPLCHTQLDAMQEEAEERIGVNIGMPVLHLPQMIGLAIGFKPHELGLDKHVISTKEIIRKVA
- the tatA gene encoding twin-arginine translocase TatA/TatE family subunit codes for the protein MFGGIGIPELLLIFGILLLLFGAKKLPEIGKGLGEGIRSFKNSLSGEEEKEEKIVKTKELEPDIKENKKVEATEKEKAEA
- a CDS encoding succinate dehydrogenase/fumarate reductase iron-sulfur subunit; this translates as MEKFKLKVFRYDPTKDTEPYYKTYELPVEKGMTVLAALFKAKEEQDPTISFRYNCRAAICGSCAMRINGHATLACKVQITHLLEKYQTDTITVEPIGNVKPLKDLIYDMDWLVDKLKKVKPWFIPKEPPPKDGTEYRQDPYDHHRIDFASDCILCASCMSDCNALKANKDFLGPMVHSKAYRFIADTRDGEKKARFEAILEDFNLEWCVRCMECTTRCPKEVQPYENIIRLRIMAAEAGYKTPGEIHAEIFEQDIYNRGLLNEMLLPMRQEGILGAIKRAPFGIKMMLKGKVNYADFFGGHKIKRLDEVQKIYEVAKQKEKEVKIRLPQIMGVIYEDKRKTRKRLNYAETGGNE